In a genomic window of Microbacterium amylolyticum:
- a CDS encoding SRPBCC family protein, with the protein MSATLDKTPEFSITRTFDAPRELVWRAWTDESERAQWLRPFGVSAETVSFDARVGGRYAYTMTNDQTGATIPTGGVLLEIEPVERLVFTWGDPDTPPNDASVITITLTALSADRTELVMHVRGFEGKPGDGFVYDGWATALTNFGRHLAGEALD; encoded by the coding sequence ATGAGTGCAACGCTGGATAAGACTCCGGAATTCTCCATCACCCGCACGTTCGACGCCCCGCGTGAGCTCGTCTGGCGCGCATGGACGGACGAATCGGAGCGCGCGCAGTGGCTGCGCCCCTTCGGCGTCAGCGCCGAAACGGTGTCGTTCGACGCCCGCGTTGGCGGCCGCTACGCGTACACGATGACCAACGATCAGACCGGCGCGACAATCCCCACGGGCGGAGTTCTGCTGGAAATCGAGCCGGTCGAACGCCTCGTTTTCACATGGGGCGATCCAGACACCCCTCCCAACGATGCCTCGGTGATCACCATCACCCTGACGGCGCTGTCGGCCGATCGCACGGAGCTCGTGATGCACGTGCGCGGTTTCGAGGGGAAACCGGGAGACGGTTTCGTCTACGACGGCTGGGCCACAGCGCTCACGAACTTCGGTCGGCACCTGGCCGGGGAGGCTCTGGACTGA
- a CDS encoding zinc-dependent alcohol dehydrogenase family protein, with translation MRATLIYGERDIRSEIVPDPSLSGSGQDAIVRVTAACVCGSDLWPYRGVTQPNMPKRIGHEFIGVVEEVAAGVTSVRAGDFVIAPFYDCCGTCANCVGGFTTSCLEVGWWGGSDHWGHDVDGAQGELVRVPHADGTLKVVEGGLPSADMIPDLLTLSDVFLTGHHAAISAGVTAGSTVAVVGDGAVGLSAVLAARRLGAERIVAMSRHASRQDVARAFGATDIVPERGDEGVAKLKDMFSGIGPDAVLECVGTKESMDQALRAARPGGQVGFVGVPNGGPELPMRTMFGTNVGVRGGIAPVRNYIDEILPEVLAGDLRPGQVFDARFALADAAAAYAAMEERRAIKSLLTT, from the coding sequence ATGCGTGCCACCCTCATCTACGGCGAGCGAGACATCCGCTCGGAGATCGTGCCCGACCCTTCCCTTTCCGGATCCGGACAGGACGCGATTGTTCGCGTCACCGCCGCCTGTGTGTGCGGATCGGATCTCTGGCCGTACCGCGGCGTGACGCAGCCGAACATGCCCAAGCGCATCGGCCACGAGTTCATCGGCGTCGTCGAAGAGGTTGCGGCCGGCGTGACCTCGGTTCGCGCCGGAGACTTCGTGATCGCGCCGTTCTACGACTGCTGTGGAACGTGCGCCAACTGCGTGGGCGGGTTCACCACGTCCTGCCTCGAGGTGGGCTGGTGGGGCGGATCCGACCACTGGGGCCACGACGTGGACGGCGCGCAGGGCGAGCTGGTGCGTGTTCCGCACGCCGACGGCACGCTGAAGGTTGTCGAGGGCGGACTTCCGTCGGCCGACATGATCCCCGACCTGCTCACGCTGAGCGATGTCTTCCTCACCGGCCACCATGCCGCGATCTCGGCGGGCGTGACGGCGGGTTCCACGGTTGCCGTTGTTGGTGACGGAGCGGTGGGCCTGTCCGCTGTTCTCGCGGCCCGACGCCTCGGCGCCGAACGCATCGTCGCCATGTCGCGTCACGCGTCACGGCAGGACGTTGCTCGCGCATTCGGAGCCACCGATATCGTCCCCGAGCGCGGGGATGAGGGCGTCGCGAAGCTCAAAGACATGTTCTCGGGCATCGGCCCCGACGCGGTGCTCGAATGCGTCGGAACAAAGGAGTCGATGGACCAGGCGCTTCGCGCTGCTCGCCCCGGCGGTCAGGTGGGCTTCGTCGGCGTTCCCAACGGCGGGCCAGAACTGCCGATGCGGACAATGTTCGGCACGAACGTCGGTGTTCGAGGCGGCATCGCCCCGGTGCGCAATTACATCGACGAGATCCTCCCCGAGGTACTTGCCGGTGATCTCCGCCCCGGACAGGTCTTCGACGCGCGCTTCGCCCTCGCGGATGCCGCCGCCGCCTACGCGGCAATGGAGGAGCGCCGGGCGATCAAGAGCCTGCTCACGACGTAG
- the galK gene encoding galactokinase: MTGAEPEAVWSAPGRANLIGEHTDYNEGFVLPFAVQNRTYAAIGRRSDGVIRVTSTFDPTPVEVALVELRALFSGAPGDAVTSGAVPEWAAYPLGVAWAAIEAHERAANRAFGVDIAIASDVPVGAGLSSSAALEGAALAAIDWMWQIGLTPLDMAKVGRTAENIAVGAPTGIMDQVSSFMGETDSATFLDCRTLETSTVDLGFAREGLEVLVIDTRVTHAHSTGGYGERRASCDKGARELGVVSLRDVRMDDLDRAAETLDDVTFRRVRHIVTENQRVLDTVDTLRAEGPRAIGGLLVQSHVSMRDDFEISVPELDTAVTAALDAGAIGARMTGGGFGGSAIAIVERDQLAQTKTTIADAFERQGFRAPRQFTVTASHGLLRDR; this comes from the coding sequence ATGACGGGCGCCGAGCCCGAGGCCGTGTGGTCGGCACCCGGCCGCGCGAACCTCATCGGTGAGCACACCGACTACAACGAGGGCTTCGTTTTGCCGTTTGCCGTTCAGAACCGCACCTACGCAGCGATCGGACGGCGAAGCGACGGGGTCATTCGCGTGACGTCGACGTTCGACCCGACTCCCGTTGAGGTTGCGCTTGTCGAGCTGCGGGCGCTCTTTAGCGGAGCGCCCGGCGATGCCGTGACCTCCGGTGCCGTTCCCGAATGGGCCGCATACCCACTGGGCGTTGCGTGGGCCGCGATCGAAGCGCATGAGCGCGCGGCAAACCGCGCGTTCGGCGTTGATATTGCGATTGCGTCTGATGTTCCCGTTGGCGCCGGGCTGTCGTCTTCCGCGGCGCTCGAGGGCGCTGCTCTCGCCGCGATCGACTGGATGTGGCAGATCGGCCTGACGCCGCTCGACATGGCCAAGGTGGGACGCACGGCCGAGAACATCGCCGTTGGCGCGCCGACGGGAATCATGGATCAGGTGTCGTCCTTCATGGGCGAAACAGACTCCGCCACGTTCCTCGACTGCCGCACGCTCGAAACGAGCACGGTTGATCTGGGCTTCGCACGCGAGGGCCTTGAGGTGCTCGTGATCGACACGCGTGTCACCCATGCGCACTCCACCGGCGGCTATGGCGAACGCCGCGCGTCCTGCGATAAGGGCGCGCGCGAACTGGGTGTGGTCTCGCTTCGTGACGTCCGCATGGATGACCTCGACCGTGCGGCGGAGACGCTGGACGATGTGACCTTCCGCCGCGTGCGGCACATCGTTACCGAGAACCAGCGGGTGCTCGACACCGTGGACACGCTGCGTGCCGAAGGGCCACGCGCGATCGGCGGATTGCTGGTGCAGTCCCATGTGTCGATGCGCGACGACTTCGAGATCTCGGTTCCCGAACTCGACACCGCCGTGACCGCCGCGCTTGACGCGGGAGCCATCGGTGCGCGGATGACGGGAGGCGGCTTCGGCGGCTCCGCCATCGCGATCGTCGAACGCGATCAGCTTGCCCAGACGAAGACGACGATCGCTGATGCCTTTGAACGTCAGGGCTTCCGCGCTCCTCGCCAGTTCACCGTCACGGCCTCGCACGGCCTGCTTCGCGACCGGTAG
- the galT gene encoding galactose-1-phosphate uridylyltransferase, producing MPAEAPSRQAEDPTITALSGGIVRRDTTLADGRDLIYYDDAGTTLPAERRLDQRDLAPRPETADMRRDVLTGEWITIAANRQNRVMLPPAEFDPLAPQTDTNPSEVPSLYDVAVFENRSPSLGPALAEAIGGVPRADNAPEGPHDVEQPGLGRTRTAIGRCEVVCFSPERTGSFGTQSAQRARTVIEAWSDRTAALSALPGVEQVFPFENRGEQIGVTLHHPHGQIYSYPYVTPRTTSLLRQIEREGEDLFERIVEFEQAGPRVLIDAEHWLAYVPFAARWPVEAHLVPKRHAADFTELTDEEKDELARVYLQLLRGVDALYDTPTPYIAAWHQAPVSVGRESVRMHLQLTSPRRAADKLKFLAGSEAAMGAWTAEIPPEAGAERLRAAIQSVGEIA from the coding sequence ATGCCCGCAGAAGCACCGTCGCGGCAGGCGGAAGACCCCACGATCACCGCGCTCAGCGGGGGCATCGTCAGACGCGACACGACCCTTGCTGATGGTCGTGACCTGATCTACTACGACGACGCCGGAACCACCCTTCCTGCGGAGCGGCGTCTCGATCAGCGCGACCTTGCCCCGCGTCCGGAAACGGCCGATATGCGCCGCGACGTGCTGACGGGCGAGTGGATCACGATTGCGGCCAACCGCCAGAACCGCGTGATGTTGCCGCCAGCGGAGTTCGATCCGCTGGCACCGCAAACCGACACGAACCCGTCAGAGGTCCCCAGCCTCTATGACGTGGCCGTGTTCGAGAACCGCTCCCCCTCGCTCGGCCCGGCCCTGGCAGAGGCCATCGGCGGCGTGCCTCGGGCGGACAACGCACCTGAAGGCCCTCACGACGTTGAGCAGCCGGGACTTGGTCGCACGCGCACGGCGATCGGGCGCTGTGAGGTCGTGTGCTTCAGCCCTGAGCGCACGGGATCGTTCGGAACACAGAGCGCGCAGCGCGCTCGCACGGTGATCGAAGCGTGGTCGGATCGCACGGCCGCGCTCAGCGCCCTCCCTGGCGTCGAGCAGGTGTTTCCATTCGAAAACCGCGGCGAGCAGATCGGTGTCACCCTGCACCACCCACACGGGCAGATCTACTCCTACCCCTATGTCACGCCGCGCACCACATCGCTGCTTCGACAGATTGAGCGTGAAGGTGAGGATCTGTTCGAGCGCATTGTCGAGTTCGAGCAGGCCGGCCCCCGCGTTCTGATCGATGCCGAGCACTGGCTTGCCTACGTGCCCTTCGCGGCGCGCTGGCCCGTGGAGGCGCACCTTGTGCCCAAGCGTCACGCGGCCGACTTCACGGAACTCACGGACGAAGAAAAAGACGAACTGGCGCGGGTGTACTTGCAGCTTCTGCGCGGCGTTGATGCCCTCTATGACACCCCCACGCCCTACATCGCGGCGTGGCACCAGGCGCCGGTAAGCGTGGGGCGAGAGAGTGTCCGTATGCACCTGCAGCTCACTTCCCCCCGCCGAGCAGCCGACAAGCTGAAGTTCCTCGCTGGTTCCGAGGCGGCGATGGGGGCCTGGACCGCCGAGATCCCTCCGGAGGCCGGCGCCGAACGGTTGCGCGCCGCTATTCAGAGCGTCGGGGAGATCGCGTGA
- a CDS encoding DUF7059 domain-containing protein, whose translation MLTPDPALCQALSSDLNAADFRSAPLRAAWGVEADDAIARSLRTPALRRLGERTDPQAVLARLLIFGVAQASDAVAAALPSLGVSGLISLGLARLDADDVVPCATVRPRPFHDDRGPGEWWIAADLDELALGGGALAEDHVLGVGGASLTLAGLQLPTAAGRVLDLGTGCGIQALRAGRYAESVVATDISERALAFTRLNALLNGTTAIDVRHGSLFEPVSGEQFDRIVSNPPFVITPRASGVPEYEYRDGGLVGDALVQAVVAGAGAHLTPGGTAQFLGNWETKDGVSGLDRFRRWVEESPVALDAWVVERESLSPTAYAEMWIRDGGTVPGSAKHDALLGAWLDDFAARGVTEIGFGYVLLRRAQAEPTLARYERLSQPIPAENGLGAHLALALAAHDAHTALTDDQLRAVTLRTAPDVTEARHYTPGAEDPTVIELRQGGGFGRSLQTDPAVAGLVGASDGDLTVGQILEALAEILDVDHDALQDATLPAVRSLITDGFLTIAE comes from the coding sequence GTGCTCACCCCGGATCCCGCTCTGTGCCAGGCCCTTTCGTCCGATCTCAACGCCGCCGATTTCCGCTCGGCGCCGCTGCGCGCCGCGTGGGGTGTTGAGGCCGATGACGCGATCGCACGATCGCTGCGCACGCCCGCGTTGCGTCGCCTGGGCGAACGAACAGACCCGCAGGCCGTTCTGGCCCGGCTACTGATCTTCGGTGTGGCGCAGGCATCGGACGCCGTTGCGGCAGCGCTTCCGTCGCTGGGCGTGAGCGGTCTGATCAGCCTGGGGCTGGCGCGGCTCGATGCTGATGACGTGGTTCCGTGTGCCACGGTCCGGCCCCGACCATTCCACGACGATCGCGGACCAGGTGAATGGTGGATCGCCGCGGATCTCGACGAGCTCGCGCTCGGCGGTGGCGCTCTTGCCGAGGATCACGTTCTCGGCGTTGGCGGCGCCTCTCTGACCCTGGCGGGGCTGCAACTTCCCACGGCAGCAGGCCGGGTTCTGGACCTCGGGACGGGCTGCGGAATCCAGGCGCTGCGCGCGGGCCGCTATGCGGAGAGTGTGGTCGCCACCGACATCTCCGAACGTGCGCTGGCGTTTACGCGCCTCAACGCCCTCCTGAACGGCACGACGGCGATCGACGTGCGTCATGGCTCGCTCTTCGAGCCGGTCTCCGGTGAGCAGTTCGACCGCATCGTCTCCAACCCTCCTTTCGTCATCACACCGCGCGCCAGCGGCGTCCCGGAGTACGAGTATCGCGACGGCGGCCTCGTGGGCGATGCTCTCGTGCAGGCCGTCGTCGCGGGCGCCGGAGCGCATCTGACCCCCGGTGGCACGGCGCAGTTCCTGGGCAACTGGGAGACGAAGGACGGCGTCTCCGGGCTCGATCGCTTCCGCAGATGGGTGGAGGAGTCGCCCGTTGCCCTTGATGCGTGGGTGGTGGAGCGCGAAAGCCTCAGCCCGACCGCCTACGCGGAGATGTGGATTCGGGACGGCGGCACGGTGCCGGGGTCGGCGAAACATGACGCGCTACTCGGCGCGTGGCTCGACGATTTCGCGGCGCGGGGCGTGACCGAGATCGGATTCGGATACGTGCTCCTTCGACGCGCACAGGCTGAACCGACCCTCGCGCGCTACGAGCGTCTTTCACAACCGATTCCCGCGGAGAACGGGCTGGGAGCTCACCTTGCGCTCGCCCTCGCGGCGCACGACGCACACACCGCCCTCACGGACGATCAGCTCCGCGCGGTCACGCTTCGAACGGCGCCGGATGTCACCGAAGCCCGGCACTACACACCGGGCGCCGAGGACCCCACCGTCATCGAGCTACGTCAGGGAGGCGGTTTCGGTCGCAGCCTGCAGACCGACCCCGCCGTCGCGGGCCTCGTGGGTGCCAGCGACGGCGATCTAACGGTGGGTCAGATCCTTGAAGCGCTCGCCGAGATCCTCGACGTCGACCACGACGCTCTGCAGGACGCCACACTCCCGGCCGTGCGATCGCTCATCACCGACGGCTTTCTCACCATCGCCGAATAG
- a CDS encoding DUF6049 family protein, whose amino-acid sequence MLLAAMAMGAVLACGGTASAIAAPLPATVASLDEEPAPDADIADRPALRITPTSRGVAADGSLSVTLDIANATTEEFAADDVTLAIGAPITRRGDVAAWLSGNDSPSMTELATVPVDDVEANTAVTLNSALNLEDIPFGVYPLRAQYETGSGAVEARTILIVPDESQPAVTLIVPITGPVDTVGLYAPNTLATLTGADGLLTAQLDAVEGTSAVLAIDPAIPAAIRVLGDAAPASAALWLDRLMELPNERFALQFADADVSSQMRAGLEEPLTPVNLDTYLVGNASADGAGVPEDAPSLDELLAISDRETPQLFWPTPGSVDESVVTSLTDDSDARVLVPASHTASGNTAIGDDTIAYDDALATLLLDAADEDTVAARDDKLLRATAEMWIASNASEQPLLIALDRLGSDSLTTDDEGDTVAVTTPQVTADGLRDAVRAVAGRTDSASEDLTALLSADTQEVALTDAVANDTFIGAVNTFVADEPAIAHTASALVHPAQLIGQVRAEMLRVLSVSWATNPDGAEARAESFAVLTDQRAHAIDIQQPQPVQLLSPEAPMPVWIRNDLAYPARVVITAIPDDPRLSIERRTEVTAQPQSTTRVTIPIEARVGSGQVVVHYSLTSLSGEQIGPARDMDVTVRADWERIGIALFAVLVLSLLGFGAYRQVRRRRRDRAERDEQARQEPRNEAHSEQGMKESE is encoded by the coding sequence GTGCTCCTCGCCGCGATGGCGATGGGAGCTGTTCTGGCGTGCGGCGGGACGGCGAGCGCCATCGCCGCTCCGCTTCCCGCGACGGTCGCGAGCCTCGACGAGGAGCCCGCTCCCGACGCCGACATCGCCGACCGTCCGGCGCTGCGCATCACGCCCACGTCCCGCGGCGTGGCGGCAGACGGAAGCCTCTCCGTCACCCTCGACATCGCGAATGCGACCACAGAGGAATTCGCCGCGGACGACGTCACTCTCGCCATCGGCGCTCCGATCACGCGTCGAGGCGACGTGGCCGCGTGGCTTTCCGGCAACGATTCGCCGTCGATGACGGAGCTGGCCACGGTTCCTGTCGATGATGTCGAGGCGAACACGGCCGTCACGCTGAACTCTGCCCTCAATCTCGAAGACATTCCGTTCGGGGTATATCCACTGCGCGCTCAGTACGAGACGGGATCAGGCGCCGTCGAAGCGCGCACGATTCTGATCGTGCCCGACGAGAGTCAGCCCGCCGTCACGCTCATCGTTCCGATCACCGGACCCGTCGACACCGTCGGCCTGTACGCACCGAACACGCTGGCGACGCTCACCGGTGCGGACGGCCTGCTCACGGCCCAGCTCGATGCCGTCGAGGGCACATCCGCCGTGCTCGCGATCGATCCGGCGATTCCGGCGGCAATTCGCGTTTTGGGTGACGCGGCGCCGGCTTCCGCCGCCCTGTGGCTTGATCGCCTGATGGAACTGCCGAACGAGCGTTTCGCTTTGCAATTCGCTGACGCCGATGTGTCGTCACAGATGAGGGCAGGCCTCGAAGAACCCCTCACACCCGTCAACCTCGATACATACCTTGTGGGGAATGCGTCTGCTGATGGTGCGGGCGTTCCCGAGGACGCCCCGTCGCTCGACGAGCTCCTGGCCATTTCCGACCGTGAGACGCCACAGCTGTTCTGGCCGACCCCGGGGTCGGTCGATGAATCTGTCGTGACGTCGCTCACCGACGATTCCGATGCGCGCGTTCTCGTTCCGGCGTCGCACACAGCGTCGGGGAACACGGCGATTGGCGACGACACGATCGCCTACGACGACGCGCTCGCGACGCTCCTGCTCGACGCGGCAGACGAAGACACCGTTGCCGCACGCGACGACAAACTCCTCCGGGCCACGGCGGAGATGTGGATTGCATCGAACGCGTCCGAGCAGCCGCTGCTCATCGCCCTCGACCGCCTGGGCTCCGATTCCCTCACAACCGATGACGAGGGCGACACGGTGGCCGTGACAACGCCTCAGGTAACGGCGGATGGCCTGCGCGACGCTGTACGCGCCGTTGCGGGGCGCACCGATAGCGCCTCCGAGGATCTCACGGCACTTCTCTCGGCTGACACACAAGAGGTCGCGCTCACCGATGCCGTAGCGAACGACACGTTCATCGGCGCCGTCAATACCTTCGTGGCCGACGAGCCGGCGATCGCCCACACGGCGTCAGCCCTCGTTCACCCGGCGCAGTTGATCGGACAGGTGCGCGCCGAAATGCTCCGCGTCCTCTCGGTGTCCTGGGCGACCAACCCCGATGGCGCTGAAGCACGCGCGGAGTCATTTGCGGTTCTGACGGATCAACGCGCACATGCGATCGACATTCAGCAGCCGCAACCGGTCCAGCTCCTCAGCCCTGAGGCACCGATGCCTGTCTGGATCCGAAACGATCTGGCGTATCCGGCGCGCGTTGTGATCACCGCCATCCCCGATGATCCGCGCCTGAGCATTGAGCGCCGCACCGAGGTCACGGCGCAACCGCAGTCGACAACGCGCGTGACGATTCCCATCGAGGCGCGTGTGGGTAGTGGTCAGGTCGTCGTTCACTACAGCCTCACGTCCCTGTCTGGTGAGCAGATCGGCCCCGCCCGCGACATGGATGTCACCGTCCGCGCCGACTGGGAGCGAATCGGCATCGCCCTGTTCGCCGTCTTGGTTCTGTCACTTCTCGGCTTCGGGGCGTACCGTCAGGTCCGCCGCCGGCGCCGCGATCGCGCTGAGCGGGACGAACAAGCACGACAGGAACCGCGTAACGAGGCGCATTCCGAACAGGGAATGAAGGAATCTGAATGA
- the murJ gene encoding murein biosynthesis integral membrane protein MurJ, with translation MSLGRSSAVIAAGTFASRITGLLRSMVLITAIGGAGLSADAFAIANQVPNYVFQVISTGVLTAVFVPQIVKWSQLEDGGKRMLSKLFTLGTLILLVVTVVATLAAPLLISAFSDFDTNEQYSLAVAFAYWCIPQVFFYGVFALVGETLNARRIFAPYAWAPIVNNLVSIAGFSTFIWLFGGGRRPIEEFDTTMIVLLGGTATLGIVAQSVTLLLFWRKTGLKLRADFVWRGMGLGQIQRIASWSIGMLLLGLLVAAVQQQVISTASTDEAVNASSNIWFNAWLVFMLPYSLIVMSIGTPYFTRLSEHAHAGRDTEVKRDISAAIKTLGLLVVFAAVTLAAAAVPAARLFSNDMAEASATAPVLVGFLVGLVPLAVLFIVQRSFYAYGDTRTPFFFTLFQAILTASGALLARSFFTAGDLTLGVALIQSFASTAQVLVAIWLLRRKLGPLHIGGALWAIIRFTFAAIPTGLVGISVYLLFGGPDSWMVQNKLFAAAGCAVIGSICALVYGGLLAAFRTPELTAIVTLIRGKLGR, from the coding sequence ATGAGCCTCGGACGCTCCAGCGCTGTTATCGCAGCGGGCACGTTTGCCTCGCGGATCACGGGGCTGTTGCGCTCCATGGTGCTGATCACGGCCATCGGTGGTGCCGGTCTCAGCGCTGACGCTTTTGCGATCGCCAATCAGGTGCCGAACTACGTCTTCCAAGTGATCTCGACGGGCGTTCTCACGGCCGTCTTCGTGCCGCAGATCGTCAAGTGGTCACAGCTCGAAGACGGCGGGAAGCGGATGCTGTCCAAGCTGTTCACGCTGGGGACGCTCATCCTCCTGGTGGTCACCGTGGTGGCGACGTTGGCCGCGCCCCTTCTCATCTCGGCGTTCTCCGACTTCGACACGAACGAGCAGTATTCACTTGCCGTCGCGTTCGCGTACTGGTGCATCCCTCAGGTGTTCTTCTACGGGGTGTTCGCGCTCGTCGGCGAAACGCTCAACGCCCGCCGCATTTTCGCCCCGTACGCGTGGGCACCGATCGTGAACAACCTTGTCTCGATCGCCGGATTCAGCACGTTCATCTGGCTCTTCGGCGGCGGGCGCCGTCCCATCGAAGAGTTCGACACCACGATGATCGTTCTTCTCGGCGGCACAGCAACGCTGGGCATCGTCGCGCAATCGGTGACGCTGCTGCTGTTTTGGCGTAAAACGGGCCTGAAGCTGCGCGCGGACTTTGTGTGGCGCGGAATGGGCCTCGGCCAGATCCAGCGCATCGCCTCCTGGAGCATCGGCATGCTGCTGCTTGGCCTGCTCGTTGCCGCCGTTCAGCAGCAGGTGATCTCCACGGCGTCGACCGATGAAGCCGTCAACGCATCGTCCAACATCTGGTTCAACGCCTGGCTCGTGTTCATGCTCCCGTACTCACTCATCGTGATGAGCATCGGCACCCCGTACTTCACGCGCCTCAGCGAGCATGCGCACGCCGGCCGCGACACCGAGGTGAAACGGGACATCAGCGCGGCGATCAAAACGCTCGGACTACTCGTTGTTTTTGCGGCGGTGACGCTCGCCGCTGCGGCCGTTCCGGCCGCCCGCCTGTTCTCGAACGATATGGCGGAGGCGTCGGCCACCGCGCCGGTTCTGGTCGGATTTCTCGTCGGGCTCGTTCCGCTGGCCGTGTTGTTCATCGTTCAGCGGTCGTTCTACGCCTACGGAGACACCCGCACGCCGTTCTTCTTCACCCTGTTCCAGGCGATTCTCACGGCGTCGGGCGCACTGCTCGCACGCTCCTTCTTTACCGCTGGTGACCTGACGCTCGGCGTTGCGCTGATCCAGTCCTTCGCAAGCACCGCACAGGTTCTCGTGGCGATCTGGTTGCTGCGCCGCAAACTGGGCCCGCTCCACATCGGCGGGGCGCTCTGGGCCATCATCCGCTTCACCTTCGCGGCCATCCCCACGGGCCTGGTCGGCATCTCCGTCTACCTGCTCTTTGGCGGGCCGGACAGCTGGATGGTCCAGAACAAGCTCTTCGCCGCCGCCGGTTGCGCCGTCATCGGCTCAATCTGCGCCCTCGTCTACGGCGGCCTCCTCGCCGCCTTCCGTACGCCCGAGTTGACCGCGATCGTGACACTGATCCGCGGGAAGCTCGGGCGGTAG
- a CDS encoding ArsR/SmtB family transcription factor: protein MRATDRLSLVFAALADPTRREILSRLSRGTATVGEVAVDFVMSAPAISQHLKVLEGAGLITRTARAQWRTLSLQAEPLDEANAWVEEQRRAWNLRLDALDDHLAAKKKSISEDHDSQEAER, encoded by the coding sequence ATGCGCGCAACGGATCGCCTGAGCCTCGTGTTCGCCGCTCTCGCCGATCCCACCCGCCGGGAGATTCTGTCTCGGCTGTCCCGCGGTACCGCCACCGTCGGCGAGGTCGCGGTGGATTTCGTGATGAGCGCACCCGCAATCTCACAGCACCTCAAGGTGCTCGAGGGGGCGGGCCTCATCACCCGCACGGCGCGGGCGCAGTGGCGGACGCTCTCACTCCAAGCTGAGCCCCTCGATGAGGCAAACGCATGGGTGGAGGAGCAGCGTCGCGCCTGGAATCTGCGCCTCGACGCACTGGACGATCACCTCGCCGCGAAGAAGAAGAGCATCTCGGAAGACCATGATTCTCAGGAGGCAGAACGATGA